One Chitinophaga sp. H8 DNA window includes the following coding sequences:
- a CDS encoding DUF1501 domain-containing protein: protein MLINRRRFLQVGSLASAAVMMPRFLKALERGHLVPPGNKVLVILQLSGGNDGLNTIIPYRNDIYYRMRPDLGLKREKALSLNDELGIHPALTGLKALYDDGMLGVLNNVGYPNPDRSHFRSMDIWHTGSAAKDYWSDGWVGRYLDAQCSGCDKRAQALEIDDTLSLALKGETAKGLALTDPNRLFGTSNDKYFRELLQQHQEDGGHSHADYLYKTMGETMASAAYIQQQSRLYKTKETYPNTELGRNMKTIANLIMSDISTKVYYVSHGSFDTHVGQQGQQERLFHQLDEAVTAFTQDLKKNNRFQDVVLMTFSEFGRRVGQNASGGTDHGTANNMFLVGGGLQQKGILNEGPDLADLQDGDLKYTVDFKSVYATLLHKWLNADDQLILKAQYPHLSFI from the coding sequence ATGTTAATCAACAGACGTCGTTTCTTACAGGTGGGTTCCCTGGCATCCGCTGCGGTGATGATGCCCAGGTTTTTGAAGGCACTGGAAAGGGGCCATCTGGTACCTCCTGGTAATAAAGTATTGGTGATCTTACAGCTTTCCGGCGGGAATGATGGGCTTAACACCATTATTCCTTACCGTAATGATATCTATTACAGGATGCGCCCGGATCTGGGCCTGAAAAGAGAAAAGGCGTTATCATTAAATGATGAGCTGGGGATTCATCCCGCGTTAACGGGTCTGAAAGCCTTGTATGATGATGGCATGCTGGGCGTGTTGAATAATGTAGGGTATCCTAATCCTGACCGTTCGCACTTCCGGTCTATGGACATCTGGCATACCGGCAGTGCTGCAAAGGATTATTGGAGTGATGGTTGGGTAGGCCGTTACCTGGATGCACAATGCAGTGGTTGTGATAAACGTGCACAGGCACTGGAGATAGATGATACACTAAGCCTGGCATTGAAAGGAGAAACCGCTAAGGGCCTGGCCCTTACAGACCCTAACCGCTTATTTGGTACCAGTAATGATAAGTACTTCCGGGAACTTTTACAGCAGCATCAGGAGGATGGTGGGCATAGTCATGCCGACTACCTGTACAAAACAATGGGAGAAACAATGGCCTCTGCGGCCTATATTCAACAGCAGTCCAGGCTGTATAAAACAAAAGAAACCTATCCTAATACAGAGCTGGGCCGTAATATGAAAACAATTGCCAACCTTATTATGTCCGATATCAGTACCAAAGTGTATTATGTATCGCATGGCAGTTTTGATACACACGTGGGACAACAGGGACAACAGGAAAGATTGTTTCACCAGCTGGATGAGGCGGTCACCGCTTTTACGCAGGACCTGAAAAAGAACAATCGTTTCCAGGATGTGGTATTGATGACTTTTTCTGAATTTGGCAGAAGGGTAGGCCAGAATGCCAGTGGTGGCACCGATCATGGTACTGCAAATAATATGTTCCTGGTGGGTGGAGGATTGCAACAAAAAGGGATCCTGAATGAAGGACCTGACCTGGCTGATTTGCAGGATGGGGATCTGAAATACACAGTAGACTTTAAGAGCGTGTATGCCACCTTGCTACACAAATGGCTGAATGCGGATGACCAGCTGATACTCAAAGCACAGTACCCGCATTTATCTTTTATCTGA
- a CDS encoding OPT family oligopeptide transporter: MAENFKPFVPPEVSMKEFTLKSILLGCIFGIIFGAATVYLALKAGLTVSASIPIAVIAITLGRKFFKTTILENNIIQTTGSAGESIAAGVVFTLPGFLFLTDGDGAQFFNYITILTLAIFGGVLGTLMMIPLRKALIVNEHDTLPYPEGTACGDVLKAGEKGGDFAKTAFYGLGFAFAYAILQKILHVIAEAPAHMTQQVNKFFPSAKVSGEITPEYMGVGYIIGPKIAGVLVAGGVLSWLGLIPLLATLVPGETIATQLVKLGYLADLSTPGGQGRWDPVTRTFADYSVAIYYAYVRQIGAGAVAAGGFITLIKTIPTIISTFKGSLGSLGGNKSGEKQASSREVPRTERDLSIKVVGFGSLALILLMAFLPQLPGDSIGNKLLVGLLVVIFGAFFVTVSSRIVGLIGSSNNPISGMTIATLMGTCLVFIAVGWTGKVYEPMALVVGGMICIAAANAGATSQDLKSGYIVGATPKFQQIALFIGAIVSSIVIGLTVKFLDKPTAVMIANGVTEHAIGSVYYPAPQGTLMATLAKGILSFNLDWQFVLVGVFLSITMELCGIKSLSFAVGAYLPLSTTLPIFVGGAIRGLIDNKKKKENITTTAEEDELGKGNLFATGLVAGGAVAGVIIAILAGFDGTAAILAKLNMEPALNGALGHGGYYLLGTAFFAFMGWVLYRTARKV; the protein is encoded by the coding sequence ATGGCAGAAAATTTCAAGCCCTTTGTTCCACCCGAAGTGTCAATGAAGGAATTTACGCTGAAGTCCATTCTACTGGGCTGTATCTTTGGTATCATCTTTGGCGCAGCCACTGTATACCTGGCCCTCAAGGCAGGGTTGACTGTTTCTGCCTCTATCCCTATTGCGGTGATTGCGATTACCCTGGGGCGTAAATTTTTCAAGACTACCATTTTAGAAAACAATATTATTCAAACTACGGGGTCTGCCGGTGAATCCATTGCCGCCGGTGTGGTATTCACGCTCCCTGGCTTTCTGTTTCTGACGGATGGAGATGGTGCACAGTTCTTTAATTACATCACGATCCTTACCCTGGCCATTTTTGGAGGTGTATTGGGCACCCTGATGATGATCCCGTTGCGGAAGGCATTGATCGTAAATGAGCACGATACCCTGCCTTACCCGGAGGGCACTGCCTGCGGGGATGTACTGAAAGCAGGAGAGAAAGGAGGCGACTTTGCCAAAACAGCCTTTTACGGGTTAGGCTTTGCCTTTGCGTATGCCATACTGCAAAAGATCCTGCACGTGATCGCAGAAGCGCCAGCTCATATGACGCAACAGGTGAACAAGTTTTTCCCTTCTGCCAAGGTAAGCGGTGAGATCACTCCGGAGTATATGGGGGTAGGTTATATCATCGGTCCTAAAATTGCCGGTGTACTGGTAGCCGGTGGTGTATTATCCTGGTTAGGGCTGATTCCTTTGCTCGCCACCCTGGTACCTGGTGAAACAATAGCCACCCAGCTGGTGAAGCTGGGGTACCTGGCTGATTTAAGCACACCAGGCGGGCAAGGCCGCTGGGACCCTGTTACCCGCACTTTTGCCGACTATTCCGTTGCCATCTATTACGCCTATGTGCGTCAGATAGGTGCAGGTGCAGTAGCCGCAGGAGGTTTCATCACCCTGATCAAAACGATCCCCACCATTATATCTACTTTCAAAGGCAGTCTGGGTTCCCTGGGTGGTAATAAATCCGGTGAAAAACAGGCCTCTTCCAGGGAAGTACCAAGAACTGAAAGGGATCTGAGTATTAAAGTAGTGGGTTTTGGCAGTCTGGCACTTATCTTACTCATGGCATTCCTGCCACAGCTACCAGGCGACAGCATTGGTAATAAATTGCTGGTAGGTTTGCTGGTGGTAATTTTTGGCGCCTTCTTCGTAACGGTATCCAGCCGTATAGTAGGGCTTATCGGCTCTTCCAACAACCCGATTTCCGGTATGACCATTGCCACACTGATGGGTACCTGTCTGGTATTTATAGCTGTAGGCTGGACCGGTAAGGTATATGAACCCATGGCACTGGTAGTGGGCGGGATGATCTGTATTGCAGCCGCCAACGCGGGGGCTACTTCCCAGGACCTCAAATCCGGTTATATAGTAGGCGCCACCCCTAAATTCCAGCAAATTGCGCTGTTTATAGGAGCGATTGTTTCTTCTATCGTGATAGGACTGACGGTAAAGTTCCTGGATAAGCCCACGGCGGTAATGATTGCTAATGGCGTAACAGAGCATGCTATTGGCAGCGTATACTATCCTGCACCGCAGGGCACTCTGATGGCGACGCTTGCTAAAGGTATCCTGTCCTTTAACCTCGACTGGCAATTTGTGCTGGTAGGTGTGTTTCTGTCTATCACCATGGAATTGTGCGGTATCAAGTCCCTGTCTTTTGCAGTAGGTGCGTACCTGCCATTATCCACCACGCTGCCTATTTTCGTGGGTGGCGCTATCCGTGGATTGATAGATAACAAGAAGAAAAAGGAAAACATCACTACCACGGCTGAAGAAGATGAGCTGGGGAAAGGCAACCTGTTTGCCACCGGTTTAGTAGCAGGAGGGGCTGTAGCAGGGGTGATCATTGCCATTTTAGCTGGTTTTGACGGCACCGCGGCTATATTGGCCAAATTGAACATGGAACCAGCCCTTAATGGCGCCTTGGGCCATGGTGGCTACTATCTGTTGGGCACTGCGTTCTTTGCCTTTATGGGATGGGTACTCTACAGAACAGCCAGAAAAGTATAA
- a CDS encoding peptide MFS transporter has product MSQTADEQPVIAPAKKHHPGLYVLFFTEMWERFGYYLMIGIFFLYLIDPSINGGKGFDNTKAADLVGSYIALVYLSPFIGGLLADRYLGYRRAIVIGGALLAAGYFGLAFPGDMAMYISLGLIIIGNGFFKPNIGTLLGNIYNRPDLKPKKDVAYNIFYMGVNIGAFICNFVAAYLRNHYGWGYAFAAAGVGMVVGLIIFMSRMKVVAEGDIKKTPSKEDMPIGTILSSVFLPAIIAAGIGYFVAPVLGHTLFGTRSNDAFMFACVPIVIFYIRLYTTAAKEDKRGLGALLAFFAVAIVFWVIYNQNSTGLTIWADQYTNRQMSPAMEKAAQPLGMLQTVTMEPHTVTQIDEHFRAITDASGKTVQVQGPDPYFQNLSKDQIPESGTLHLLSTEIFQSINPFFIVVFSMMMVGLFSWLAVRGKEPNTPTKIALGIFMAGFSSLLMVMAVAMTDVYVEKSAMSWLIATYAIFTIGEILVSPIGLSMVSKLSPPRVTALMMGGWYLVNSIAGKIAGLMATFWDSFIDKKTYFMILTIAAAVAGVVMLMIGKWIAKVVKEKTGSY; this is encoded by the coding sequence ATGAGTCAAACTGCTGATGAGCAGCCAGTAATCGCACCGGCCAAGAAGCACCATCCTGGCCTATATGTGTTGTTCTTTACGGAGATGTGGGAGCGCTTCGGTTACTATCTGATGATAGGCATTTTTTTCCTGTACCTGATTGATCCTTCTATTAACGGAGGAAAAGGTTTTGATAATACCAAGGCAGCTGATCTGGTAGGATCTTATATTGCCCTGGTATATTTATCCCCTTTTATTGGAGGTTTACTGGCCGACCGGTATCTGGGATATCGGCGGGCCATTGTTATCGGGGGGGCCTTGCTTGCCGCGGGTTATTTCGGGCTAGCCTTTCCAGGTGATATGGCCATGTATATTTCCCTGGGCCTGATTATTATTGGTAACGGGTTCTTTAAGCCCAACATTGGTACTTTGCTGGGTAACATTTACAACCGTCCTGACCTGAAGCCTAAAAAAGATGTGGCGTACAATATCTTTTATATGGGCGTAAACATCGGGGCCTTTATCTGCAATTTCGTAGCAGCTTATCTCCGCAACCACTATGGCTGGGGATATGCATTTGCTGCTGCCGGCGTAGGTATGGTGGTAGGTCTGATCATTTTCATGTCGCGCATGAAAGTGGTAGCAGAGGGAGATATCAAAAAAACACCTTCGAAAGAAGATATGCCTATTGGCACGATCCTCAGTTCTGTATTCCTGCCGGCCATTATTGCTGCTGGGATTGGTTACTTTGTAGCGCCTGTCCTGGGTCATACCCTGTTTGGCACCCGTTCAAATGATGCCTTCATGTTTGCCTGCGTGCCCATTGTGATCTTCTACATTCGCTTATATACCACCGCCGCCAAAGAAGACAAGCGTGGCCTGGGCGCCTTGCTGGCATTCTTTGCCGTGGCCATTGTATTCTGGGTGATTTACAACCAGAACAGTACGGGGCTGACTATCTGGGCCGACCAGTATACCAACCGCCAGATGTCGCCGGCAATGGAAAAGGCCGCTCAACCATTAGGGATGCTGCAAACGGTGACTATGGAGCCGCATACGGTCACTCAGATCGACGAGCATTTCCGCGCCATTACAGATGCCTCCGGCAAAACGGTGCAGGTACAGGGACCTGATCCTTATTTCCAGAACCTGTCCAAAGATCAGATTCCCGAAAGCGGCACCCTTCACCTGCTTTCTACAGAAATATTCCAGTCGATCAACCCCTTCTTTATTGTGGTGTTTTCGATGATGATGGTAGGTTTATTCAGCTGGCTGGCCGTAAGAGGCAAGGAACCCAATACCCCTACCAAGATAGCCCTGGGTATCTTTATGGCTGGTTTTTCCTCTCTGCTGATGGTAATGGCAGTGGCCATGACCGATGTATACGTGGAGAAAAGCGCCATGTCCTGGCTCATTGCCACTTACGCGATATTTACGATTGGAGAGATATTGGTAAGCCCTATTGGCTTGTCGATGGTATCCAAGCTTTCCCCGCCGCGCGTTACCGCGTTAATGATGGGAGGATGGTACCTGGTTAACTCTATCGCAGGAAAGATAGCTGGTTTAATGGCTACCTTCTGGGATAGTTTTATCGACAAAAAGACTTACTTCATGATCCTGACTATTGCCGCAGCCGTTGCCGGTGTAGTTATGTTAATGATTGGCAAGTGGATTGCCAAAGTAGTAAAAGAAAAGACGGGGTCCTACTAA
- the purD gene encoding phosphoribosylamine--glycine ligase has product MNILLLGGGGREHALALKISQSVHCSQLFIAPGNAGTAQHGHNVNIAVDDFDQLKTFCINNAIEMVVPGPEDPLVKGIYDFFEQDPAISHIPVLGPSKVGAQLEGSKAFAKLFMQRHNIPTAAYREFSEANYEEGVAYLQQHALPVVIKADGLAAGKGVVIPTTREEALAEFAQMIKDAKFGDASKKVVIEEFLTGIEMSVFVITDGQHYKILPAAKDYKRIGEGDTGLNTGGMGAISPVPFADKVFMDKVENQVIRPTVAGLAAEGIVYKGFIFFGLIKVNEAPFVIEYNCRMGDPETEVVIPRLQNDLVELLQATAAGKLDTQTVVEDPRAAATVMLVAGGYPEAYEKGKAITGIPAPTKDQIVFHAGTKQSGEQVLTNGGRVLAITSLATDLSIALAHSKQTAETLSFEGKYYRRDIGYEFL; this is encoded by the coding sequence ATGAACATATTATTACTAGGAGGCGGTGGCCGGGAGCACGCCCTCGCGCTCAAAATTTCGCAAAGTGTACATTGCTCGCAATTATTTATTGCACCCGGAAATGCCGGTACTGCACAACACGGCCATAACGTAAATATTGCCGTGGATGACTTCGATCAGCTGAAAACCTTTTGTATCAATAATGCGATAGAAATGGTGGTGCCAGGGCCGGAAGATCCGCTGGTAAAAGGTATTTATGACTTTTTTGAACAGGATCCCGCCATCAGCCATATTCCTGTTCTAGGCCCCTCTAAGGTGGGGGCACAGCTGGAAGGTAGTAAAGCTTTTGCTAAACTGTTTATGCAAAGGCATAATATCCCTACCGCTGCCTACCGCGAATTCAGCGAAGCTAATTACGAGGAAGGGGTGGCCTATCTGCAGCAACATGCACTGCCGGTGGTGATCAAAGCAGACGGACTGGCAGCGGGTAAAGGGGTGGTGATCCCTACTACCCGGGAAGAAGCACTGGCAGAGTTTGCCCAGATGATCAAAGATGCCAAGTTCGGAGATGCCAGCAAAAAAGTAGTGATAGAGGAATTCCTGACCGGTATTGAAATGTCTGTATTTGTTATTACGGACGGACAGCATTATAAAATCCTCCCTGCTGCCAAAGACTACAAACGGATAGGAGAAGGGGATACCGGCCTGAATACAGGTGGTATGGGGGCCATTTCTCCTGTACCCTTTGCTGATAAAGTATTTATGGACAAAGTGGAAAACCAGGTGATCCGCCCTACAGTAGCAGGATTGGCTGCCGAAGGTATTGTGTATAAGGGCTTTATCTTCTTTGGACTCATCAAGGTAAATGAAGCCCCTTTTGTAATTGAATACAACTGCCGCATGGGCGATCCGGAAACCGAGGTAGTTATACCCCGTCTGCAGAACGACCTTGTAGAACTGCTACAGGCTACTGCTGCCGGAAAGCTGGATACACAGACCGTGGTAGAAGACCCCCGTGCAGCCGCTACCGTTATGCTGGTGGCTGGTGGGTATCCCGAAGCCTATGAAAAAGGTAAGGCAATTACCGGTATACCAGCACCTACAAAAGATCAGATCGTGTTTCACGCGGGTACAAAACAAAGTGGGGAACAGGTGCTCACCAACGGTGGCAGAGTCCTGGCCATCACTTCTCTGGCTACCGATCTGTCAATTGCACTGGCGCACTCCAAACAAACAGCCGAAACGCTGTCGTTTGAAGGGAAATATTACCGCCGGGATATCGGTTATGAGTTTTTATAA
- a CDS encoding rod shape-determining protein codes for MTQEIAIDLGTANTLIIHNDQVVVDEPSIVAIERASGKIVAVGKKAMMMHEKTHEYLRTIRPLKDGVIADFNAAEGMLRELIKMVYPKKPLFAPSWRMVICIPSSITEVEKRAVRDSAEQAGAKEVYLLHEPMAAALGIGIDVEEPVGNMIIDIGGGTTGISVIALAGIVCDQSIRIAGDEFTADIMEALRRYHSLLIGERTAEQIKIHIGSALKELDNPPDDIPVNGRDLVTGIPKQIMVSYQEIAEALDKSIFKIEEAILKALETTPPELASDIYRRGLYLTGGGALLRGLDKRLTQKIKLPVHVADDPLRAVVRGTGIALKHVGKYPFLMQ; via the coding sequence TTGACGCAGGAAATAGCTATTGACTTAGGTACAGCTAATACGCTAATTATACATAATGATCAGGTGGTGGTGGATGAGCCTTCCATTGTAGCCATTGAGAGGGCTAGCGGTAAAATTGTGGCCGTAGGTAAGAAGGCCATGATGATGCACGAAAAAACACACGAATATCTTCGAACTATACGCCCCCTGAAAGATGGTGTTATTGCAGACTTTAATGCTGCAGAAGGCATGCTCAGGGAACTGATAAAAATGGTATACCCTAAAAAACCACTGTTTGCTCCCAGCTGGCGTATGGTGATCTGTATCCCTTCCAGCATTACGGAAGTGGAAAAGAGAGCGGTACGCGACTCGGCAGAACAGGCCGGCGCCAAGGAAGTATACCTGCTGCATGAGCCGATGGCGGCCGCACTGGGTATTGGTATTGATGTGGAAGAGCCAGTGGGTAATATGATTATCGATATCGGAGGTGGTACCACCGGTATTTCAGTAATAGCTTTGGCCGGTATCGTTTGCGACCAGAGTATCCGTATTGCGGGAGATGAATTTACCGCCGATATCATGGAAGCACTGCGTCGCTACCATAGCTTGCTGATAGGTGAAAGAACTGCTGAACAAATTAAGATACATATCGGATCTGCTCTGAAAGAACTGGATAACCCACCAGATGACATCCCGGTAAACGGTCGTGACCTGGTAACCGGTATCCCCAAGCAGATCATGGTATCTTACCAGGAAATTGCAGAAGCACTGGATAAATCCATTTTTAAAATTGAAGAGGCTATTCTGAAGGCGTTGGAAACCACTCCTCCGGAATTGGCATCAGATATCTACAGGAGAGGTTTGTATCTGACCGGTGGTGGTGCATTGCTCCGTGGGCTGGATAAACGTTTAACCCAAAAAATTAAACTGCCCGTTCATGTAGCAGATGATCCGCTGCGCGCCGTAGTAAGAGGTACCGGCATTGCACTTAAGCATGTTGGTAAATACCCTTTCCTGATGCAATAG
- the mreC gene encoding rod shape-determining protein MreC yields the protein MRNLIIFLRRYFNFFLFLLLEVICIVLVFRNNNFQRTAYLNSANDISGKMYDRYNNIQYYFHLKATNDSLVNENTRLHNMLRSSYDSMLTANGIKVDTVRIYSDDTLHRIIGTQLRRYEYREAKVINNSVNKPVNYITIHRGSLQGIRTNMGVISPSGVVGVVRSVSDNYAVVISLLSKSSTMGISARLGNSKEMGTVHWDGESPGYAILKDVPKSARVFKGDTVITSGYSGLFPENIPIGYVDTFTVGDKSSTAYTIRIRLATNFNNVQYVYVIDNLLKEEQQRLEDSTYRLIK from the coding sequence GTGCGTAATCTAATCATATTCTTAAGGCGATATTTCAACTTCTTCTTATTTCTGCTGCTGGAAGTGATTTGTATTGTCCTGGTATTTCGTAATAATAATTTTCAACGAACTGCCTACCTCAATTCTGCCAACGATATCAGCGGTAAAATGTATGACCGCTATAATAACATACAATACTACTTTCATTTAAAGGCTACCAACGACAGCCTCGTTAATGAAAATACCCGCCTGCATAATATGCTCCGCTCCAGCTACGACAGTATGCTTACTGCCAACGGCATAAAAGTAGACACCGTACGTATTTACAGTGATGATACCCTGCACCGTATTATAGGTACCCAGCTCCGCCGTTATGAGTACCGGGAGGCCAAAGTAATCAATAACTCCGTTAATAAACCTGTGAACTATATTACCATTCACCGGGGCAGCCTCCAGGGGATCCGTACCAATATGGGGGTTATCAGTCCAAGTGGCGTGGTAGGTGTGGTAAGAAGTGTAAGTGATAACTATGCAGTGGTCATTTCCCTGTTATCCAAATCATCTACCATGGGTATCAGTGCCCGGCTGGGCAACAGCAAGGAAATGGGTACCGTACACTGGGATGGGGAAAGCCCCGGCTATGCCATTCTGAAAGATGTGCCCAAAAGTGCCAGGGTATTCAAAGGAGATACCGTGATCACCAGCGGCTACTCCGGCCTGTTCCCGGAAAATATCCCCATCGGTTATGTAGATACTTTTACCGTAGGCGATAAATCAAGCACGGCATATACCATCCGTATAAGATTGGCAACCAATTTTAACAACGTACAATACGTATATGTGATAGATAATTTGTTGAAGGAAGAACAACAAAGATTGGAGGACTCTACCTACAGGCTGATCAAATGA
- the mreD gene encoding rod shape-determining protein MreD: protein MSILLRNIIRFILLLLLQVFVLNKILVHQLVNPYLYMLFILALPFNLPRPALMLLGLLMGLSLDTFMNTMGMHAAACVLVAYLRPFIINILSPQGGFETTQKTPSMTSMGVSQFLIYAAILVFLHHTVYFLLEVFGFGNPLYLLLKVLLSTAASLFLIVLYELLFYSKK from the coding sequence ATGAGTATACTGTTAAGAAATATCATCCGTTTTATACTCCTGCTCCTGTTGCAGGTATTTGTGCTGAACAAAATATTGGTTCACCAGTTGGTAAACCCGTATCTGTATATGTTATTCATACTGGCATTGCCTTTCAACCTTCCCCGGCCGGCACTCATGCTGCTGGGGCTGCTCATGGGCCTGTCACTGGATACGTTTATGAATACCATGGGAATGCATGCTGCTGCCTGTGTGCTGGTAGCTTACCTGCGCCCCTTTATCATCAATATCCTGTCACCCCAGGGAGGGTTTGAAACCACCCAAAAAACACCTTCCATGACCAGTATGGGGGTTTCCCAATTCCTTATTTATGCTGCTATTCTGGTATTTTTACACCATACAGTTTATTTCCTGCTCGAAGTGTTTGGCTTTGGCAATCCACTGTATCTGTTGCTAAAAGTACTGCTATCCACCGCTGCCAGCTTGTTTCTGATAGTACTGTATGAACTGTTGTTCTATTCTAAAAAATAA